One Methylomarinovum tepidoasis DNA window includes the following coding sequences:
- the gltX gene encoding glutamate--tRNA ligase, protein MSVRTRFAPSPTGYLHIGGARTALFNWLYARKHGGDFILRIEDTDRERSTRESVNVILEGMAWLGLDYDEGPYYQTERFDRYREVIRQLLESGHAYYCYCTKEELEAMRAEQMARKEKPRYDGRCRERTEPREGVQPVIRFKTPREGEVVIDDLVRGRVVFRNAELDDLIIARSDGTPTYNLTVVVDDLDMGITHVIRGDDHLNNTPRQINIMRALGAEPPRYAHVPMILGEDGARLSKRHGAVSVLEYRDQGYLPEALLNYLVRLGWAHGDQEIFSVDEMIELFDIRDVNKSASTFNPSKLLWLNHHYIMHSDPLHVAHHLRWHLGHLGIDPAEGGPDPVDVVLAQRERCKTLKEMAEASAFFYRDFDTYDEKAARKHLKPEAIEVLKALYQRFQALSEWAPEPLHQVVLDTAETLGLKLGKVAQPLRVALAGCAISPPIDVTLHLLGREKSLARIEQAIAWIEEKSSQQG, encoded by the coding sequence ATGAGCGTACGCACCCGTTTTGCCCCCAGCCCTACCGGTTACCTGCACATCGGCGGGGCGCGGACGGCGCTGTTCAACTGGCTGTATGCGCGCAAGCACGGCGGCGATTTCATTCTCCGCATCGAGGACACCGACCGCGAGCGTTCCACGCGCGAATCGGTCAACGTCATTCTCGAGGGGATGGCCTGGCTGGGGCTGGACTACGACGAGGGCCCCTATTATCAGACCGAGCGTTTCGACCGTTATCGCGAGGTGATCCGGCAGTTGCTCGAATCGGGCCACGCCTACTACTGCTACTGCACCAAGGAGGAGCTGGAGGCGATGCGGGCCGAGCAGATGGCGCGCAAGGAAAAGCCGCGCTACGACGGCCGCTGCCGTGAACGCACCGAACCGCGCGAGGGGGTGCAGCCGGTGATCCGCTTCAAGACCCCCAGGGAGGGAGAAGTGGTCATCGACGACCTGGTCCGCGGCCGGGTGGTGTTCCGGAACGCCGAGCTCGACGATCTCATCATCGCCCGTTCCGACGGTACCCCCACCTACAATCTCACCGTGGTGGTGGACGATCTCGACATGGGCATCACCCACGTGATCCGCGGCGACGACCATCTCAACAACACCCCGCGCCAGATCAACATCATGCGCGCCCTGGGGGCGGAGCCGCCCCGCTACGCCCACGTGCCGATGATTCTGGGGGAGGACGGCGCGCGCCTGTCCAAGCGCCACGGGGCGGTGAGCGTGTTGGAATACCGTGACCAGGGCTATCTGCCCGAAGCCCTGCTCAACTATCTGGTGCGGCTGGGATGGGCCCACGGCGACCAGGAGATCTTTTCCGTCGACGAGATGATCGAGCTGTTCGACATCCGGGACGTCAACAAATCCGCCTCCACCTTCAACCCGTCCAAGCTGTTGTGGCTCAACCACCACTACATCATGCATTCCGACCCGCTGCACGTGGCCCATCACCTGCGCTGGCACCTGGGCCATCTGGGCATCGACCCGGCCGAGGGCGGGCCCGATCCGGTGGACGTGGTGCTGGCCCAGCGCGAACGCTGCAAGACCCTCAAGGAAATGGCCGAGGCCAGCGCCTTCTTCTACCGCGATTTCGACACCTATGACGAAAAGGCGGCCAGGAAGCACCTCAAGCCCGAAGCTATCGAGGTGCTGAAAGCGCTGTACCAGCGTTTCCAGGCCCTGTCGGAATGGGCGCCCGAACCGTTACATCAGGTCGTGCTGGACACCGCCGAGACCCTGGGGCTGAAACTGGGCAAGGTCGCCCAGCCGCTGCGGGTCGCCCTGGCAGGCTGTGCGATTTCACCGCCCATCGATGTCACCCTGCATCTTCTGGGGCGGGAGAAGTCCCTGGCGCGGATCGAACAGGCGATCGCCTGGATCGAGGAAAAAAGTTCACAACAGGGCTAG
- the dnaA gene encoding chromosomal replication initiator protein DnaA, whose protein sequence is MSDLWNQCIQKLEHEIPPQDFNTWIRPLQAVENGGELHLLAPNQFVRDWVRDHFIDHIEQALPRNGNGAPRLILEVGTRQEAEAEAAPARPDFGTTGAKRKKPATSNLNPAFTFDTFVEGKSNQFAKAAAMQVAENVGQAYNPLFIYGGVGLGKTHLMHAIGNLIVARNAKANVVYLHSERFVSDMVTALQHNAINAFKEYYRSVDALLVDDIQFFAGKERSQEEFFHTFNTLLENKHQVVLTCDRYPKEIEGLEERLKSRFGWGLPVAIEPPDLETRVAILMKKAQQWGVELPEEVAFFIGKRIRSNVRELEGALRRVTARAQFTGEPITLAFAKEALRDLIAVQDKLINVENIQKTVAEYYKIRVSDLLSNKRTRSITRPRQIAMALAKELTNHSLPEIGEYFGGRDHTTVLHACRKVEELKETDSKIAEDYATLLHLLTN, encoded by the coding sequence GCCCCCAACCAGTTCGTGCGCGACTGGGTACGCGATCACTTCATCGACCACATCGAGCAGGCTCTGCCCAGAAACGGCAACGGTGCCCCGCGTCTGATCCTGGAAGTCGGCACCCGCCAGGAAGCCGAGGCCGAGGCTGCCCCCGCCCGCCCCGACTTCGGCACCACCGGGGCCAAGCGCAAGAAACCGGCCACCAGCAATCTGAATCCTGCCTTCACCTTCGACACCTTCGTGGAAGGCAAATCCAACCAGTTCGCCAAGGCCGCCGCCATGCAGGTGGCCGAGAACGTGGGCCAGGCCTATAACCCCCTGTTCATTTACGGTGGCGTCGGCCTGGGCAAAACCCATCTGATGCACGCCATCGGCAATCTGATCGTGGCCCGCAACGCCAAGGCCAACGTGGTCTATCTGCACTCGGAACGCTTCGTTTCCGACATGGTCACCGCACTCCAGCACAACGCCATCAACGCCTTCAAGGAATACTACCGCAGCGTGGACGCCCTGCTGGTGGACGATATCCAGTTCTTCGCCGGCAAGGAACGCTCTCAGGAAGAATTCTTCCACACCTTCAACACCCTGCTGGAGAACAAGCACCAGGTGGTGCTGACCTGCGACCGCTACCCCAAGGAGATCGAGGGCTTGGAGGAGCGGCTCAAGTCCCGCTTCGGCTGGGGCCTGCCGGTGGCCATCGAGCCGCCGGACCTGGAAACCCGGGTGGCGATCCTGATGAAGAAAGCCCAGCAGTGGGGGGTCGAGCTGCCGGAGGAGGTCGCTTTCTTCATCGGCAAACGCATCCGTTCCAACGTCCGTGAGTTGGAAGGCGCCCTACGACGGGTCACCGCCCGCGCTCAGTTCACCGGCGAGCCGATCACCCTGGCCTTCGCCAAAGAGGCGTTGCGCGATCTGATTGCGGTCCAGGACAAACTCATCAACGTGGAAAACATTCAGAAGACGGTGGCGGAATACTACAAGATCCGGGTTTCGGATCTGCTCTCCAACAAGCGCACCCGCTCGATCACCCGCCCGCGACAGATTGCCATGGCCCTGGCCAAGGAACTGACCAACCACAGCCTGCCGGAGATCGGCGAATACTTCGGCGGCCGCGATCACACCACCGTGCTGCACGCCTGCCGTAAGGTGGAGGAATTGAAGGAAACCGACAGCAAGATCGCCGAGGACTACGCCACCCTGCTCCATCTGCTCACCAACTGA
- the dnaN gene encoding DNA polymerase III subunit beta, with protein sequence MRFSTVREPLLEALQKVAGVIERRSTLPILANVLLRVEDGRLTLVGTDLEVELITAIAVEGEDGETTVPARKLLDICRLLPTGTPVQCRLRDGRNLEVKAGRSRFALATLGSENFPEFRLQGEETRTEINSETLQRLLAKTTYAMALQDVRYYLNGLLLELDGDSVRAVASDGHRLAFSEARLETPVEGVRQPILPRKGVQELARLLEGDDTIVIRLTPNAIRLELPEAIFSAKLIDGRYPDYRRVFPSEVSRVLTADRQTLKEAISRVSILSNEQYRGIRLDVEPGRLSLSAHNPDQEEAEEELEVHYEGKPFSVGFNAAYLTDAVTHLDADSIRLSFAEPNFSCLAEDPEDPSTRFIIMPMRL encoded by the coding sequence ATGCGTTTTTCCACCGTCCGCGAGCCCCTGCTCGAAGCCCTGCAGAAAGTCGCCGGCGTCATCGAGCGCCGCTCCACCCTGCCGATTCTGGCCAACGTCCTGCTGCGGGTCGAAGACGGCCGCCTGACCCTGGTGGGCACCGATCTGGAGGTCGAACTGATCACCGCCATCGCGGTGGAGGGCGAAGACGGCGAAACTACGGTCCCAGCCCGCAAGCTTCTCGACATCTGCCGCCTGCTGCCCACCGGCACCCCGGTCCAGTGCCGCCTCAGGGACGGCAGAAATCTGGAGGTGAAGGCCGGCCGCAGCCGTTTTGCGCTTGCCACCCTCGGCAGCGAGAACTTCCCCGAATTCCGCCTCCAGGGAGAGGAAACCCGTACCGAGATCAACAGCGAAACCCTGCAGCGGCTACTGGCCAAGACGACCTACGCCATGGCGCTGCAGGACGTGCGCTACTACCTCAACGGCCTACTGCTGGAGCTGGACGGGGATTCGGTGCGCGCCGTCGCTTCCGACGGCCACCGCTTGGCCTTCAGCGAAGCACGTCTGGAAACGCCCGTCGAAGGCGTGCGGCAGCCGATCCTGCCGCGCAAGGGGGTGCAGGAACTGGCACGACTGCTGGAGGGGGACGACACCATCGTCATTCGCCTGACGCCCAACGCCATCCGCCTCGAACTGCCGGAGGCGATCTTCTCCGCCAAGCTCATCGACGGCCGTTATCCCGACTACCGGCGGGTGTTCCCGAGCGAAGTCAGCCGTGTGCTCACCGCCGACCGACAAACCCTGAAGGAGGCCATCTCCCGGGTGTCGATCCTGTCCAACGAACAGTACCGCGGCATCCGCCTCGACGTCGAACCGGGTCGCCTGAGCCTGTCGGCCCACAACCCGGACCAGGAGGAGGCCGAGGAGGAACTGGAGGTGCACTACGAGGGCAAGCCTTTCAGCGTCGGTTTCAACGCCGCCTACCTGACCGATGCGGTGACCCATCTGGATGCCGATTCCATCCGCCTGTCCTTCGCCGAGCCCAACTTCAGCTGTCTGGCGGAAGACCCGGAAGACCCCAGCACCCGCTTCATCATCATGCCGATGCGGCTATAA